The Apostichopus japonicus isolate 1M-3 chromosome 14, ASM3797524v1, whole genome shotgun sequence region AGACTGAGCTTTATAATAGAAATATGGAATTTGTGGACATGAACTGGTAGAAATGCTTGCAACTCATTAACCGCTGGTTGTGGAAACCATGTATGGTCACCCAACTGGTCATATGTCACTTTATTCCTGGTTTGTCTAAGTCGACGATGTCTGGTCTTTAGTGATTCCGAGGGATATACTTCCTGTCCCTCCTGATCACTGCATGGATCCATGTCTCTCATCGAGATACCAGTCCCTATTGCACGTACTCCCTGCCCTCCCCCCTTACCCCTGCATAAGACCAAGTCTCATATTGAGTTACCAGTCTCTATTTCCGCATGAGACCAAGTCATATTGCGCAAGGTTCGCAGCATATTGAGGTTTTTCCGGTTCAGATTAGTTTGAACGGCTCAGTAGTGATGATCGGCACTAATGGAGCCCTTCCTTATTGTCACATAGTACTCGAAATCTTGCCATATTAGGCCAATAAAATCTTTTTCGTACCAAATCAAGAGTGCGTTCAACACCATTGTGGCACATTTCATCATGCGAATGCTTTAACACTAATCACTTTATCGTCCTCTTCAGTAGTGACCCTCAGTGGACATTTTCAATTCTCCCCACCCATTCAAAAGTGCTCGGGCTTGAGGAGTTTtacttcttctttatttttaagtTGCTTTGTGTCCCCGACCTGTGTAatgtaccccctcccccagttgAACGTTAGCCTGAGAAGCTTTCTAATTCGTCCAAAATGATGCTAGGCAATTAACACCGGTGTTATAATCGATGTTGTTGTAATCTTCAGATTGTTAACATCAGCAGTTATGGACTCTGCATATACTACTGCTCATTTTGGGAGTTTGCTTCCACCCGGTTTGAAATAGTCCTCAAGCCATTTTCTGGCACTTTCCTATAAGTACATATAAGTACCATATACTAATTGGAACTCTACTTCCACATACTTCCCTCCTGGTATGACTACATATTTGTTTGGGGACCTAAGCCTTGCTCTGACTTGTCCTCAATCTGACGGACAATAGCCTCTGTGTCACCCTACATATTTCCCGGCATAGCCCCAAGTAACGTGTTAACATTTGCCCTGTCCTCATCTCCATGTCACAGATAGAGCACGTTATAACCAATAATAGGAATGCCCATCTACCCAGGATAGACTAGCATGGAAACTTCAAGCCCACCACTGCCTCCTAAGAAGAGATCTGTTTGAATCCATCCCATATTTTTCCCAATAGCAGTTTTCAGCTCCAAATGCTCACCATCTAGTGACTCCTGAGCTCATTTCACATTGGGTAGGTACTCCGCCAACCAATTCTCAGATCCCATATCCCAAGTGCACTCTGTTGCACTGGTGtggaacatacagtatatataaaggTGGATAAAGATACAAAATATGAGAGAACTCAAGAATTCAAGAAAAGcaggttttttttattgaaacgTATTGTACAAGAGCAAGTAAACAACTTTTATAGAAAGAAATTTAATGTAAGAGCAAAGAAAGATGTGCACGTATGACTCGATATGAACCGTTTCTAGGAACGGTAGAACACGTTGACTAAGGCTTAAAGTCATGCTGTTCAACATACTTCAACATTGTTGGTATAGATCAAATCCCCGCACGATCAAATACGACCTACATtagctttctttctttctttaatgttGTAGTCGAGTGGACTTAATCTATTGTACAGGTCACAGTAACGTCCATTTCATTCCCTTTTCCAAAGTGATAGAGGAAGTTATGGCATTCTTTCTTTCCGAAACGGCTCTCAGACTGTTAACATTACCCCAAGAGTCACAATCAAGTCCAATAACAGGTTAAGGCAAAAGTGTTCATGCGCGTGAAAGGATAGACCCTCAGAAAGTTTGTCGTTTCTTACTTTTATTAGGGCACGCTAGGCAAAAGTAGAAAAACTTATTTGATGGCAGTGAAAGCTGCCCTGAGAAAGTTAAGTTTATACAAGAACTCTTCGTTAGTTGGAATCAAATTAGTTTGCttacaatgcaaaataaaatacttcgcgttaaaaaaattaaaaagttgaaaaggaTGCTTTATAAGTCTTTTAAAAATGTCCTATTCTAGAAAATGAATGGatctaaaataaatgaagatataaatatttcattgccaaaataaatgaaataacgTCTCATCAACTCTTTTGCAAAAAGTACATAAAGAGCTCTCAATTAAGGTCATAAGAAATAAGAGTCTATTCGCCCCTAGTAATCGGTGAATAAAACATAAGTTAAACATATTGGAGTTTTGCTTTCTGAACCGAATACCATCATTTGGACACTTCCAGTGTTGCCGAAAGTGCCTGTGACTCCTTACAAACTAATGAAAAAGTGTCTAAATTTGGTTACaataattatatttcaaattttagtaGCAATCCAAAACAGTTCAAAATTGAACgcttcatttcattttaacgACAAAGTGGGGTCCTCTAGAATGGAAGAAAGATTGCACATTGACTGGACGTTACTAAACAAGAACAATCATAAATGCATCAAAAATCACCGTTCGACAATTGAGGAGGAAGATTATTTCTGATTCCATTGGGAAATTGTTAACCGATCACTTTCCGCATTCCGGATTGCGACCCAACTTACGACAAGCAATTATCTAAGTTACTAAACAAGAACAATCATAAatgtaccacaaaaaaaaaacaccattcGACAATTGAGGAGGAAGATCATTTCTGATTCCATTGGGAAATTGTTAACCGATTACTTTTCTGCATTCCGCATTGCGACCCAACCTACGCGTAGCAATTATCTTAGTTACCAAACAACAACAAtcataaatttatcaaaaaatCACCGTGCGACAATTGAGGAAGAAGATTAATTTCTGATTccattgaaaaaaaacttttaaccAAACACTTTTCCGCATTCCGATCACTTTTCCGCATTCGACCCAACATACGAGAAGGGACAGCGGTGGGTGGGGTTGGAATAACCAGAAAAATGGGCACCAGAGATGCAACGATCTTCTCGCTGCCTCATTTATCactaaatatttattaaaaaagtCAGTGGCATTGTCTGTTCTCAGTATAGAACATTCGGTATAGTTATAAATATTCTCCAAGTGTTTAGCCCACTCGATCGATAACTAATCATTCAATCCAATCTCTGCTGCCCTGCTACGAAGGTTCTGTGCCATGATACCGCCATCGTCTAGTATTTCATAATattgttgtaaatattcttTGGCCTGCCTGGCAAATTCAGCAGTTTGACAACAAGCAGAAATATCTACATTTTTCGTTATTTCAAGTGCTGTCTCTATCACATCTTCATATGCCTttgcgatattttcatttacttGATATCTATTAACAATAAACAAGCTATAAGCACGTCGAAATTGAACTTCGATCAAATGATACGGAGAGCCTTTGTACTCCTCAATCATACCGTTGAACATTGCCTGTGCCTCCTCATTACGTCGCGCCTTACCCAACGCAATCGCTTTGCTTAGTTTACCTAAAAAAAAGGAAGGTTCTAGTTCAAgacatttatcaatatatttcatttccaatCTTCTATATTCGTCCTTATTATTGCTGTCTCGGGCATCAGATGCTAAATATCGGTACACAATCGATATCTGTAGAAACAACTCGGATCGAGGATGCTGAAGCTCTTCTCCTCTACGTAAAACATCAAGGGCTCTTTCATTATCACGCAAACGACGATAAAAACGACCTTTCTTTATGATAAGTTCACATGTATTTGCGTCAAGGTTGGCCATGATATCTTTGCCCTCATCGACTCGATCTGGGAGTCTCAGCAAAACCTTTGCTAGGTCACATTGTGCCGACTTGTTTGTTGGTTCCAATTCAATCGCTTTCTCGTAGCACTGAATCTCATCATGGATGCCATCATACGGTTCACTGACGTTATTCCATCCAAGACGAGCCTGTCGACCAATAACTGCACCAAGAGACTGATACCACGAACATTTCATCTTGATGGTTTTCAGTGCTCGCTGATATCTTCGTTCGGCTTCTTTGTATTTATTCGGTCCAAGTCTTGTTAAAGCGAAAGCAGCAGTGGCGTCTATGAAGGCTTGAAGTCTCGTTTGAGAGAGCTCATCTCGATGTCTGCTCCAGCTTTCTTCTAATTTTGCGAGAAGTCTTAATCGTCTGTCCTCGTTCTGATTTCCCTCGTGGATAGTTTCCAGAACCCACAACCTGTTTGCATTTACAATGATGATGTAAGCCTGACGTTCATCGTCATCTGCAACTTTCATGGCTTCTTTCTCCGCTTCCACGAAGAATTCTTCTGCTTTCTGAGAGTTTCTTTGCACCCCTTCAAAATTAGAGACCTCTAGATAACCTCTGAATAGCAGCATATCACAGGCTGTCTCCGTCCATTCTATCTCATTTCTGGTTTCCAGTTTACTATCGAGGTTGTTTGCTATACCCTTAAAGTCTATGAGAATATTCTGATCAAGCTTCCAATTGAAATGGCAAGGGACTTTTTTCCACCAATCGGGTATAGAATGACAACCGGCCATTTTAGAAGCTATAGAAGAACAATGTGAAtaacaatacatttaaagaACACTGGCGTATATGTAAACAATTTTGGATTGAAGAATGTATGAGCTTAGCTGTGGACAACATTCTATAgtattcttttatattttccctttttgttttcatttatgatCATTTATAACAGATAATTTACTGAAATAATGGAATGACTTATGTGacaaaaaattgtaaacagaGCTGGGTAAAATCATTCGTAATCCAACAATGTCTGACGACGTTTTCCCATAGTTTTCTCGGGGGGCCTGAAGTGCCCGGTTGTTCAATGGTCTGCACTGTCAATTGCTACGCATATTTGCTTTGAAGTCGGGTGTACTATAAATTGTATCATAGAGATAGTTCATGTCATTTGAATTTTCATGTGGTTGTTTCTATTAAATGTTAGCTTTGATATGATTCACGTTGTAGCACACGAATGCAACATTTGAATGAGAATGATCTTTCTTTAACAGAACGTGAATTATGTTGACATGACCTTTTCATCCTGGTGccggaggggtgggggtgggatggCTGAGATTTGAGTGGAGAGAAGCTTCTCGCACGACCAGTTCGGTCATTTTAGGCAATGGCGGTATGTTCCATTCCCAAACATTTGAAACCATGGTAACGGTACTGTCATGGATGTTTTTACCCAAATTGAACACTTCCTGAGTTCTATCCGCTAAATCGTTGACTGTATAGTCCTACTAAAATTATGAACTTGATATAGTGTACAGAAAGGCAAGCGGGTAGCCAGGATttcttggaggggggggggggggttcgggtCGGATCAAATGTATTAACCTGCTTTGCGCTATCTGCCTGGGGTCTAGACGATATCTTCAGAGCTTTCAATTTGTTTCACCAATCGTCCGAGACTTTAGCCATGtgaaattatattataaagttCAAATTAATGCATATGATTAGCCTAATATTGATTCGTTGGTTTGAAATTATTCAAGTTGGTAATAAACAACTCATAATAGAAGCTACAAGTAGGGTGGCCTAGCTAGTAGCCAGTAACACGAAATCAACAATACGATAGTGCCACGGTGCAACCTGCAGCAGGGTGGCCAGTTTATATGTAACACAACTGGTCAAATTGAGAGAATTTACCGACCAAATCGAGTAAATAAAGACCAAAGACATTTCTGCTCGATGTCTGCCTCTATACGTAGTCTACAATTTGGTAGTTTGAATTCATTTTTGATAGGATGACTATATGAAGGTTACCGGCGTATATATCTTTTCAAAAGTGTGGGGACAAATAAAGCTTAGATATgcacccaagccgaaaaggtgtgagcttacatttgttcttaacgtgtagcatattatgcatttatatgccagggtgttaaaacacactaacacgtgttatgttttgggagcatgcgagaaCTAGATATGTTAAATATACAATACATTCATGTTACATACGATACATACATAGTAATAAATGAGCTAGCAACACGATTTTGTTTTCCAGCTCGTTTCTATCGGTAAACGCTGTACTGTGTACGAAGGTAACCATTGAAACTAGGTCTGTGTAGACTCCAATGGACAGTCGTTATCATCACATACATCTTGTTTACgtgattatttttttaacacaggccgcaataaaatgtgcctctagcataacacgtgttatcatgttataacacagatgcatataaatgcgcatTATATTCAAgcgaaaacgctattataagcaacagtacaattcggttcgggtgtCTACGCTATGTCCACGAAATCTATTTTTAGCCTTCAATGGGAATGAGATATTCCAGTTTCCACtcttttgtgaaattttgtgTGAGATCTCTGCATTGTTCTCCAaattctctccctctctccacctcttcTCTttattctctctcttctctcatTGTTTAAGGGTGGGGAGTAaccgccccctggatacgcgcttGGAGAAAGTCACTTCCCTTACACAAATTTCTAGTACCCTTTACATGCATGCGTATTTCTTGAGCATGTTTTTTGCGCGGGGATtgaaacaatacatgtatgaaaatgcCCTCCTTACATGCACTATGGCATGCGTGAAGCATGTATTTGAAAAAATTACATGCATGTAAATGAGCTACATTACATGCTCCAGCAAATACATGCTTAAAGCAGGTATTACTCAATgttttatacatgtacatgcttAAAGCATGTTTTTTGCGCGGGGTTTGAAACAATACACGTATGAAAATGCCCTCACATGCACTATGGCATGCGTGAAGCatgtatttgaaatgtttcatacatgtacatgcttAAAGCATGTTTTTTGCGTCGGATTTGAAACAATTCATGCTTGAAGCATGTTTTTAAATCCATTGCATGCACTAATGCAAAGGaaatatacatgcatgtattcgATGgaaatacatgcatgaaagtatTTGCAAATGAGGCAATGCTTAGAAATAaggtaacattaaataaaatactggTTAAGAATAGACTACTTACAAGAAATGTGAAGATTTAGACTTCTtaagaaacaaattatgaaatgcaAAATCTGGACTGAAAGCACCGAACATGGAAAATCAAAGTTTTATTGATGTTGAAAACATATACTAACAAGTGTAGTGAGGAAGGCAAAGTAGAGTTATCCTGGCAAgctaaaaaaaagtatatgcaaaactgaaaaataagGAGTCGGTCACAATAGATAATGAACGGTAGATATAATTATGAACTGGTATATagctgataaaaaatataatgcagATGAGCTAAGAAAGAAAGCACCTTAAATGCAATGATACAAGTGTAATAAAAATGGTATATCAAAACGTTACATATGCCCATGGGCACCCTTAATTGTGACTACATTTTCCTCACTATAGATGTGTAGTGTTATAGTATCATAGTATAGTATACAAGTATACTGTTGTAAAGGTAGTAATGAATGAATCATGTTGAAAGATAAGATCTGGATACTCAAAACACTGATCAAGTCATAAAATTTGGCAATGTTTATCCAATTAAAGAATGGATTGGAAGCTTACAGAATGTTGCATCACAGAATGGCCACTCTGTATGCTATAAGGCACATATACAGAATATATAGTTGTCATAAAATTAAGGCAAAATTAAAACATGAGCAACATTAATATAGTTAAGCTTCATCAAAAATATGTGAACATTCTAAAAGCATTAAATTTGgtgtaaaacataaaacaagttACTAACTTGGTCCATTGCTGACTTCTATTCCTATAGGCTTGGTAATTTGTGGAGCCGAATAGCAAATTAATAACAGAGTAGAAAACTTTCTAGCAGGTACCTATAAGCCAAACACTagcttttcaagatttttacagcacatgcaactCATCAATTTCTGTGAACTTCTCCCAGGGCAAATAGGGAATATCTACTTCACATAACTCACATACAAACAAAGTTCGTATTAATTAAACTCTACATTTACACTTGCAAAGATATTGGCATATCAAGATTAaggcatattttgtaaatattcatatgacccaaaacaatagggatcatacATTTCCCCAAGCCCCACATGCAGTATATGTCAGATATTATGTTTATAAGCTACAGTATTTCTCAATTATCAGAGTTGACACTTTTTGTAAAGTTTGTACATACATGGCAAACATTTCTCGGTGCATTGTACCGTCTGCACGGAAAATGCGCCCGCTACACCACTTTACAAACGTGACCCCATGCTGCTTGCAGACCCTACAGTATGAATCATGCTGTTCGCAGCCGGTATTCTTCTGTTGTAGGCATCAAGGCGTGGGGCAATTCCATGACAGAAatctgaaaagaacagaaacaaacatatatataggctatagatatttattatagagaaaattCACCTTTActccaaagaaaaatattattagagaaaaccagagaaataagatatgactcataactGACAAATAAGTAGTGTTTTAGGAAAtagtattttctaaaacattactccCTTTTTGTCAATTGTCAGAGAACTACGATATGAATCATATCGTAGTTCTCTGgttttgtctaataatattttatatatatatatatatactatagtgaTCGGacgtttttatattttgttagtGACTGCATGTCTTTTCTGATTGTGTACGTAGTGGATGTTACTGGCCTAACTAggcctaactctatggaataacacagagtcacggtagtatttcgcccaggattgaacgagaaacatGGATTTGGAGTTGGGATATTCACAACGGAATTTGGTTTACTGCTAGGATAATTTTTCCTGTGTATGTactttggatattaaaacgagtaagttcagctgaagcttagtcatgtatccTACCCTGGTCGAATTGGGCCTACCAAATTGAAATCGAAGCAAACTTGATTGTCTGCCCAATGGGAATTAAATACCAATGCATACATGTGATGCATTCACATTATGAATgattcaaattttggcataGAAATTTGTTTGTGAAGTAAACAAAAAACTTATTCCTGAGTGTGCACCTAGGCTATGATATCACACCTGTATGCTTCAAGCCTATTCttgatacaaaatttgaaaacttcaaatgtcAATATTCGAGAACGAAGCATTAGATTTGAATGTAAGTTTTACCAGAATGTTCAGATTATAGTACTCTTTGATATAACTTTTGGCTGGACAATCCTTTTCAAATGGCAAAAATGCCAGCATAATTGGATGACTATATATGACATACCTCAAGTTTCACTACTCTCGCATTCTTGGACAAAACTGTCTTCATCAACCGATGTCTCTGATGGTGCAAATGCAATGCCATCCAAAAATGAAAATTCTGGGTCTGAAAAACTTGTCTGTAAGAAAAAGTATGAACAACTTTTATTAAAGTTATAAGCAACCTCAGGCCTAGAGGAAAGATGATGGATGCATGGCTGTGGAGTGTCATTCTTCCCTTAAAATGAGGGAGTATTATTCAAAGAGTTCTATCAATTGTTCTGATTCAAGCCCTTGCAgcatataaaaacaaaagcaaaaaaagaaacaaagcaaagatGGTACAATTTACATGGTATATCAACATCACTTCCCCAACACCTCTACTACTTTAAGTTTAAAGATGaacaatattttacattactcTCTGTACAGtggtttatatttgaatttCCTTCAAACTGGGACGTTGACTTTCAAACACAAACCGTTTCTTTCTGCTGATTAAAGAAATTTCTGGTTGAAATTGCTACTGATGAGGCAGTTTTTTGGGAAATCTTTGCAGGATGCATATTTATCGCTGATTTGAAGGGAAACTGTACAGAAAGTTGTATATCTCTCAACTACCTACCTATCCTCCTTTAAAAAATGCCTCTaaaaaaatactacaaaaatCTAACCTGTTTCTTGTTGCCAAGGAAGGCTTGTTGGCATTCTAATGCACCTGTCAAGCGTTTCAAGAAACGCAGTTCCTCACAAGTGACTGCTGTAAGGAAAGAGCAAAGGTTCTGTGAAATCTTCTTGacataaattgaaaatgtttgttaaaactagctttattctgtcaaaatatgtccatatatcaaagaaaacaatagtaGCCTAAGACAGAAGAGGTGACACAGCTGAAATGATGCGTGTAACCAGAACAACAAAATTGAAGGTTTATCTTAATGCATCACAATATCAATGGAGCAATTGCAGTTCATATTTGGACCaaacaatttcaaaaacaatatattatcaATTTGACCTTCTGTGATGCATGATCCTTCCAATGAATGATGTAGCTTCTAATCTTACATTGCACGTCTTTTAGTTTTTCAGGataagtaaaaaacaaaacaaagtaggcctagcataggcctaggccaattaaaataaagaaaaaaaattaaaacattatgaGAGCATGCAAAAACAttacttacatggtaatttTGGTTGGGGCATACGTTGATACCGTTGTAA contains the following coding sequences:
- the LOC139980353 gene encoding interferon-induced protein with tetratricopeptide repeats 1-like: MAGCHSIPDWWKKVPCHFNWKLDQNILIDFKGIANNLDSKLETRNEIEWTETACDMLLFRGYLEVSNFEGVQRNSQKAEEFFVEAEKEAMKVADDDERQAYIIIVNANRLWVLETIHEGNQNEDRRLRLLAKLEESWSRHRDELSQTRLQAFIDATAAFALTRLGPNKYKEAERRYQRALKTIKMKCSWYQSLGAVIGRQARLGWNNVSEPYDGIHDEIQCYEKAIELEPTNKSAQCDLAKVLLRLPDRVDEGKDIMANLDANTCELIIKKGRFYRRLRDNERALDVLRRGEELQHPRSELFLQISIVYRYLASDARDSNNKDEYRRLEMKYIDKCLELEPSFFLGKLSKAIALGKARRNEEAQAMFNGMIEEYKGSPYHLIEVQFRRAYSLFIVNRYQVNENIAKAYEDVIETALEITKNVDISACCQTAEFARQAKEYLQQYYEILDDGGIMAQNLRSRAAEIGLND